The segment gtATTGAAATGAAACAGAGTAAGTAATcattaaaagtattattaattaattatttttaatatattaaattttatctttcagATGTTTCAAGTGTTCTGGAAAATATTTCACTTTTTAGTCATATTGCTCTTCAATTACCTGACATGACTCATCGAATATTTCGTGCAAAAAATACCTAtacatggaaaaataaatttcacgaaatattattatttgcaaatCAGACTAAATTTCTATTAgatgataaaacaatagaTTTGATTGATCTTGCTtttcaagaattaaatataactCCAAGATTACCAACTTATCATAATCCCTattcaagtgaaaataaagtcaatgaaaaagatgataaaaaattaaataaaaaaaaagataaaaagaaaaaatctggTCCTCAAATGGCTCGACaagaattataatattaaaaaatatatataatttttgataaataaaaaaataaaatatatttaaattattataaattgttgattacatttatcaaataatattgtcaatttttttttagcaaaataCTTGAAGCAACCAAGgggattataaaaatactttaaataatttatgaagataaaaaaaagaaaaaaaaagaagattagCTTTCAAagctgtttatttattataatttttaaatattcaagatatattttttatttctgaatGGAAGCTTTTTGTGAtggaagaaagaaaaaaaaaaattatttaaatatttattttaaaataatattcagcaTGTCCAACACGACAAGTTTGAGTAAGAGAAATCTGATAAAACTTGTATATGTGAGTTTTGTCGAAGACGAAACaacaaaatgttaaaaaaaaaattatttttttaaaattagtgAAGGTAACAGCCGGTTTTTTCCATCAGGGAGAGAACCAAAATATGAGaaccaataataaattattattataaatttatgcagGAGGATCAAGGGAATGTGACCGAAACACCATGAATATCAGAAAGTATTTATCTTCAAAGGTGCAGCCCAACAACTCTTATCACTTTCaatggaatattttttattctcttcattttcatatttgaatatcaagctttttttttactttcactATATcaattactcattttttttatttacttattttattaattatctatatttgatgtgtctttttttaaacattaattacGCTCGTGTGATCACGACATTGACCTAAATTCTATCAGggaatttatcaattgaatgtCTTGATATTACGAATTTtactttctaaattttatgataatgtcAAAGcatcttttttaatatcattatgatttttttttattaacttttaatcatatgatatttaatttactacctgtgtcttttctttttttatttgagttaaaaatatatatattttaatttacttaagaataaatataaaatatatttttaaatacataaaatagctgcttttttttaaatattatttgaggataaataaataaattaaacagttacagcttatttttatcattagaaTTATCGTCAAACAGGCTTTCCAACGGCCTCAAAATTTCTCCatctttcactttttttttttgtcttctaatttttgtttaaaatatatttattggattataaaattgaatgataaataatttataaatttatcatcaatcataaattatgtatttgattgaatataaatttgaataataatttattattcattggtgatggtgatggtggtgggaTGCAGtggaatgatgatgataacatGAATGTATCAGTGtaaaaatcaacaactttTCATAAAACCACCTTCATGATTATTGGCTGGATAGAAAGTGAGGCTTGTATCTTTagcttgattttaaaatagtgGTGGAGGTAGTCTggaagttatttttttatttagtctGATGGTTCTTCCAGACACTGGTATCAGCTACCAACTCAAAAGTTTCTCGTCCTTTCTTCAAGCCTCACGAAAAAGCTAACgcgttcaattttttaatttaaaaaagtttaataatgtttatatcaaaattttaagtGGATTAGTGCGAATGATAtcgattttaaatattaaatatctttaTCAACCCAAAGTCCTCTTGGGAGGACAggtgttgaaaaattttcaagattaatcttgaaaaaattaaatatatcaataattattttcaaatataaatatttataatgaatatttttaattcaacattgATAATTGTCATTTTGGCAATTATTACAGGTAAGATattgtgaatttaatttatcaaatttaaaaaaatatgccttaaaaatttatttcatttataaaaataattgaataataatttatataatttttatgaatggaaaattattaatatttatctcaacaggataaaacaaattaaagcaACCAAGTTGCACGTGATCccttcattttataatatatatatattttttttaaatttaataataattgagaaaagTATTCTAAATGCCACGTAACTGTAATACTTCCTtgagaaaatttattcataatcgaaataataattagatagAAAAACAATTCGACAAAGTAGATTAgaatttataatatgtattactaatgaaattaatttattcttttggctgttgttattttgttgtGTTAATTTTGAAGGTTTTACAAATTttgatgacaaataaatatagaataataacattgaattGAGTGCATGTATGGTCAGCATGGCAATGAGCAATGACCAGATACTTTGAATTGAGTCAAAACGTCATTGCCACTTTGTCTTATTGCACCTTCACTTTTTTCCTTTTCCGGCTTGTTCAAGCTCATTATTTATTCTCTATATACCatgtatcaaaatttttttttattttaattctgaTAATAACTGATCATAttgcaataatattatattttcacacattaattatgataaatatatgtcAGTTTGTTTCGAATGATGTTTGTGATAATTTAACGTTAAATAAATCTCATGATAATTTCATTACATCCTGCCAGTAACAATCAATGTTATGttagaatataattattaattagaaaataattatattttattctttttgtcATATTTCATGAGAGTTTAACAATTTCAATTACtttatttagttaaaattgttatttttttttttgtcttgttattgaagaaaaaaaatgaattaattatattttaaaataactgtAATAAATGTCgcatattgataattaaattaaagagGTGAAAGACTAGCCCATCTGTTGCTTTTCTTTCAAGGTATAAACTCCAACATTGGAATGCCTAGGAATACAACATTTCTCACTTTCTcgatgactttttttttttttttattttttcttactgCAAAAAATTTCACTTGCTCATCGTCATTTCACAACATTTCGATActgtgtttaattttttttattcgttattaattttgttttatgacgaatttaattaaatgaggtcagttgatgattattttcaattagaaaaataaataaattttgtagtaGTTATAAaagaatcattaaatataaatcaaaaaatattcataaaaataaataaatatataggtatttattgaaatttttttattgcagttgatgcacagaaaaaaaaagatgaagaaaaagaaaaatacgagtGTCCTGAAGGACAAGGTAGTGGAAATTTTGCTGATCCTGCCACGTGTAGAAGATTTTATcaggtaataaaatttatttttaatttaataaatacattattaaaatatatttttttttaattttagtgtGTCGATGGATTTCCATACTTAAACAGATGTCCAGCtggtttatattttgatgatataaGTAAATTatgtacatttaaaaatgaagCAAGATGTGGACCCCTTCCAACAAgtaagaataaattaaatgaaaaaaaaaaaaaaatctatactatatttaaataatttaaaatactaaagatcaataaattttttttttttgttttttcatcagcTGATGCACCAATAACAGAGACACCAACTGATTTAGCTGAACGTTGTGATACATCACAATGTGAACTTCCTTATTGTTTCTGTTCACGAGATGGTACATTAATTCCAGGTGGAATAAAACCAAAAGATGTTAGTAAATTAATACATAATCCATCaacagcaaaataaaaaatatatctatataattaaaaataataataattaatttatcaaaatgtttTTAGACACCACAAATGATACTGTTGACTTTTGACGGTGCAATAAatcacaataattttgatcattatcaaaaaatatttaacagtgGACGAACAAATCCAAATGGTTGTCCAATAAAAGgaacattttttatatctcatgaatattgtaattataatatgGTCCAAAGTTTTGCTCATGATGGTCATGAAATAGCAACAGAAACAATTTCGTaagttcaataataattttcaagttgttttcatttataaaaataaataaataataataataataattaaataaattagattaCAAAAAGGCTTGGAAGACAAAGGTTACGAAGAATGGGTAGGTGAAATGATTGGAATGCGTGAAATACTACGTAAATTTtcagatataaataaagatgaaATAACTGGTATGAGAGCACCATATTTAAAACCAGGAAGAAATACACAATATAAAGTTATTGaagattttaaatatatttatgatagtAGTATTGGTATATCACctttaaaaataccaatatgGCCATATACACTTGACTATAAAATACCTCATGAATGTAAAGCTGGTACATGTCCAACAAAATCATTTCCTGGTGTTTGGGAATTACCATTAAATGCTCACTATGTTGAAAGTTATGAAGGTGGACATTGTCCATATTTAGATCAATGTGTATTACACAGTCATGATGCTAATGATGTTTTTGAATGGTTGAAAGAAGATTTTAATCGTTATTATGATCAAAATCGTGCACCATATATGATGCCATTTCATACAAATTGGTTCCAAATTAAAGAACTTAAAGATGGACTTGATAAATTCCTTGACTGGGCTATCACTaagtataaattcaatatttaattattaaaataacttaAAGTTAACTAATGCATTAatctttttcattgttttttgtttaaaggCCTGATGTTTATATGGTTACTGCAACAGAAGCATTAACATGGATGACTAATCCAACACCATTAAGTGGTCTAAGTAATTTCGATGGATGGTCATGTAAAAGAGAAGAAAATCGTCCAGGTCCATCATGTAATTATCCCAATAAATGTGCACTTAATTTTAGACCAGCAGAAGCAAATTTTACCTCTACAAggtaatttcaattttttcttatttaaatttctttttaatattcaattattcatttaaattaattgataatttttgaatttagatACATGGAGACATGCACTGAATGTCCAAATAGGTACCCATGGCTTGGTGATGCCAAAGGATCTGGACAGTATAACGACAATTATACACCCGAGcagaaaaaatagataaatcaagaaaaaaaaataaatataaaaataataataataattaaaaattgtaataaaataggatttttcattttgaatttttaactatatttatactattaattattctaatataactgaaattattttttattattattattttttttttgtcagtttctttttttttttttttagtatttaggATTTTGTTCAtagtaattttgaataaaacaattaagtgataataaataaacaaataaaaaataataattatggatgttttgtgataaaataataaatcctacctattgtggttttttttttttgttgaaattagtTGATTATTAAACATAATTCTTATACAGAATTTTTCTTCTATTCATTTTATGATTAATGTACATAAcagtataaatattatgtttgtttttttcttttctaaacaaaaaaaagtgataataatatttaatatttgatctAAGACGATTGTTAACGAATTGGAACCCATTCAAGGAAAACATCATTATACGTTTCTCGCTCTAAAACagattgtaaaataaaaaaaggattaatttaaatttaacaatattgtttatgttttaattatgTGTTTGACATTTAATTTAGCTTACTTGGTGGTGGAAAATCTTCTGGATGACGAGTTATATAGTCACGTAAAATTGCATCTCTTTTAGCAAGAACATAATTTTCACGTCTTTGTAAAAGTTCTCCAACTCCAATTCCACCTGCCCCCATTAATACATGCAAGTGAATacctgaaaaattaatatttatattttatttctttactggagaaaaacaaatgaataaatgactgttttatatatttaagaatCAAATGAGATTCGATTTTAAAgactaatatttttcattgcatAATAACAGAAAAAATGAGGTTAGAATCAAAACataatttcattcattttaatgaataaaaaactctgtaattattaaaatttaaataactaaaattatgatgttaatatttttttttaaataattgttatacaTTG is part of the Aphidius gifuensis isolate YNYX2018 linkage group LG1, ASM1490517v1, whole genome shotgun sequence genome and harbors:
- the LOC122847334 gene encoding uncharacterized protein LOC122847334, with translation MKFTSNKFVYFVLVSCFVVITHAQSPANDNKSETSNGDNKITGKFNSSLSINHFKENLFRLRIKHKKAVDKLRTNGNSYEYKYKTIEILFKTMIETFKSNENIINNVLKIINNNETFYFTSIEMKQNVSSVLENISLFSHIALQLPDMTHRIFRAKNTYTWKNKFHEILLFANQTKFLLDDKTIDLIDLAFQELNITPRLPTYHNPYSSENKVNEKDDKKLNKKKDKKKKSGPQMARQEL
- the LOC122847327 gene encoding chitin deacetylase 1 produces the protein MNIFNSTLIIVILAIITVDAQKKKDEEKEKYECPEGQGSGNFADPATCRRFYQCVDGFPYLNRCPAGLYFDDISKLCTFKNEARCGPLPTTDAPITETPTDLAERCDTSQCELPYCFCSRDGTLIPGGIKPKDTPQMILLTFDGAINHNNFDHYQKIFNSGRTNPNGCPIKGTFFISHEYCNYNMVQSFAHDGHEIATETISLQKGLEDKGYEEWVGEMIGMREILRKFSDINKDEITGMRAPYLKPGRNTQYKVIEDFKYIYDSSIGISPLKIPIWPYTLDYKIPHECKAGTCPTKSFPGVWELPLNAHYVESYEGGHCPYLDQCVLHSHDANDVFEWLKEDFNRYYDQNRAPYMMPFHTNWFQIKELKDGLDKFLDWAITKPDVYMVTATEALTWMTNPTPLSGLSNFDGWSCKREENRPGPSCNYPNKCALNFRPAEANFTSTRYMETCTECPNRYPWLGDAKGSGQYNDNYTPEQKK
- the LOC122847336 gene encoding NADH dehydrogenase [ubiquinone] 1 subunit C2, producing MTEQEHDISWALKLLEREGSYKENIVAKYSSHALFGAIGLCAPIVANLIYRRPIWAGIHLHVLMGAGGIGVGELLQRRENYVLAKRDAILRDYITRHPEDFPPPKRETYNDVFLEWVPIR